In Deinococcus sp. QL22, the following are encoded in one genomic region:
- a CDS encoding metallophosphoesterase → MPDLWVVGDIHGAYDKVRAILLRAGLIDFDGAWTAGDTHLVFLGDYMDRGPDGIGVVRFIRNLEIQARLAGGQVTALLGNHEVMFLAAQRFRRTDPDDQYGFNDYWMSNGGQPRDAARMEAGDHAWLSERPALARAGNWLLMHADTRMYTRFGSTIEEINGAIQALLQTNEPEAWGSFANAFADRFAFSLSSGEKSAWQLLRTLGGDRLVHGHTPVYILLDENMHGPTLGPGAPIPYAGRLCVAMDSGMAYRDDAGFIARLDGTGIAEVVTFPSGSPLH, encoded by the coding sequence ATGCCTGACCTGTGGGTGGTCGGCGATATTCACGGTGCATACGACAAGGTACGGGCCATTTTGCTGCGGGCGGGCCTGATCGATTTTGACGGTGCGTGGACGGCAGGCGACACGCATCTCGTCTTCCTGGGCGACTACATGGATCGGGGGCCAGACGGCATCGGCGTGGTGCGCTTTATTCGGAATCTGGAGATTCAGGCGCGGCTGGCGGGCGGACAGGTCACAGCGCTCCTTGGCAACCATGAAGTGATGTTTCTGGCAGCGCAACGCTTTCGGCGCACCGACCCGGACGACCAATACGGATTCAACGATTACTGGATGAGCAACGGCGGCCAACCCCGCGACGCGGCCCGGATGGAAGCGGGCGACCACGCCTGGCTCAGCGAGCGCCCCGCCTTGGCCCGCGCAGGCAACTGGCTCCTGATGCACGCCGACACGCGCATGTACACCCGCTTTGGCAGCACCATCGAGGAGATCAATGGGGCTATTCAGGCCCTGCTGCAAACCAACGAGCCTGAAGCATGGGGCAGCTTCGCCAATGCCTTCGCTGACCGCTTCGCCTTTTCGCTGAGCAGCGGAGAAAAGTCGGCGTGGCAACTCCTGCGAACCCTCGGCGGAGACCGGCTGGTGCATGGGCATACGCCCGTATACATCCTGCTGGACGAGAATATGCACGGCCCCACCCTCGGCCCCGGCGCACCGATTCCCTACGCAGGGCGGCTGTGCGTGGCGATGGACAGCGGCATGGCCTACCGCGACGACGCCGGATTCATAGCGCGGCTGGACGGCACAGGCATTGCCGAAGTCGTCACTTTTCCCAGTGGCTCACCGCTACACTGA
- a CDS encoding phosphoribosylglycinamide formyltransferase translates to MKLAFLASHGGSAARHIAAACESGQLAGTPVALASNNSRSPALLWAQEAGLKWAHLSSARIPDADALDAAILEFLLDAGAETLVLSGYMRELGPRVLGHFAGRVVNVHPSLLPRHGGRGMYGDRVHQAVLVAGDKESGATVHLVTQGIDEGPILAQARVPVLPGDTLASLKTRVQATEGNLMLEALRTLQESATPQAAQL, encoded by the coding sequence ATGAAGTTGGCCTTCCTCGCCTCACACGGAGGAAGCGCGGCCCGGCATATCGCGGCGGCCTGCGAGTCGGGCCAGTTGGCAGGCACTCCCGTTGCGCTGGCCTCCAACAACAGCCGTTCTCCGGCGCTGCTGTGGGCGCAGGAAGCGGGCCTGAAGTGGGCACATCTCAGCTCGGCCCGCATTCCAGACGCCGATGCGCTAGACGCTGCCATTCTGGAGTTTTTGCTGGATGCTGGAGCCGAAACCCTCGTGCTCAGCGGCTATATGCGCGAGTTGGGGCCGCGTGTGCTGGGGCATTTTGCGGGGCGCGTGGTGAATGTGCATCCCAGCCTGTTGCCCCGGCACGGCGGGCGCGGCATGTACGGAGACCGGGTGCATCAGGCCGTTCTGGTGGCAGGCGACAAGGAAAGCGGCGCGACGGTGCATCTGGTCACGCAGGGCATAGACGAGGGGCCGATTCTGGCCCAGGCGCGTGTGCCGGTGCTGCCCGGCGATACGCTCGCAAGCCTCAAAACCCGCGTGCAGGCCACCGAGGGCAACCTGATGTTGGAAGCGTTGCGGACATTGCAGGAGTCGGCCACTCCACAGGCGGCTCAGCTGTAG
- a CDS encoding LysR family transcriptional regulator, with amino-acid sequence MSQHRQQAPPEDSVIQPQHAQTQHSQQGQPTLAQLRALLLVSEAGGFGEAAAEAGVSQSSLSEAVSKLETAVGRPLLRRTQGGTVPTAAGLRVLVHARAAVQAAADVLLAAQDEGALSGRLRLSSFRSTATHLLPPALSAFRFLYPGVTVMLLDSEAHGGSESAVRAGRVDLSVVVGRQVPGLLLTPLAEDEYLYVAPESRGPHPVSWADLAAAPMILPPHRDPCFERVRGYLEAHAIPLTDLMEVEQDSVTLSMVRYGLGITVMPRLALSPLPPGLIALPLPDPLARPLSLAVLPQRAGLPLVRAFTRVLLDSVQAQAALTPSVPEVVAGEGKGGERVRH; translated from the coding sequence ATGAGCCAACACCGTCAGCAAGCGCCGCCTGAAGATTCGGTGATTCAGCCTCAGCATGCCCAGACTCAGCACAGCCAGCAAGGTCAGCCCACGCTGGCGCAACTGCGGGCACTCCTGCTGGTTTCAGAAGCAGGCGGCTTTGGCGAGGCGGCGGCAGAAGCGGGCGTGTCACAGTCCAGCCTGAGTGAGGCGGTGAGCAAGTTGGAAACGGCCGTGGGCCGACCCCTGCTGCGGCGCACGCAGGGGGGAACCGTGCCCACTGCGGCAGGCCTGCGGGTGCTGGTGCATGCCCGCGCTGCCGTGCAGGCCGCTGCCGATGTGCTGCTGGCCGCGCAGGATGAAGGGGCGTTGTCGGGCCGTCTGCGCCTTTCTTCGTTCCGCTCTACGGCCACGCATCTGCTGCCGCCTGCACTCTCCGCATTCCGCTTTCTTTATCCCGGCGTCACGGTGATGCTGCTCGATAGTGAGGCACACGGCGGCAGTGAATCGGCGGTGCGGGCGGGCCGCGTCGACCTGTCGGTGGTGGTGGGGCGGCAGGTGCCGGGGCTGCTCCTCACGCCATTGGCCGAAGATGAATACCTGTATGTAGCCCCCGAATCACGCGGCCCACACCCGGTGTCGTGGGCCGACCTCGCCGCCGCGCCCATGATTTTGCCCCCCCACCGCGACCCCTGTTTCGAGCGAGTACGCGGCTACCTCGAAGCCCACGCCATTCCCCTCACCGACCTGATGGAAGTCGAACAGGACAGCGTGACCCTCAGTATGGTGCGCTATGGCCTCGGCATTACCGTGATGCCCCGGCTGGCGCTCTCGCCGCTGCCGCCCGGATTGATCGCGCTGCCGCTGCCTGACCCGTTGGCGCGTCCACTGTCGCTGGCGGTACTGCCCCAGCGGGCGGGGTTGCCCCTGGTGCGGGCCTTTACACGGGTACTGCTCGACAGTGTGCAGGCGCAGGCCGCGTTGACTCCATCTGTGCCGGAAGTGGTGGCAGGGGAGGGCAAGGGGGGCGAGCGCGTGCGGCACTAG
- the hspR gene encoding heat shock protein transcriptional repressor HspR, fused homodimer type produces MANQSKHRPVYVISVAAELVDMHPQTLRLYERKGLIRPGRSTGKTRLYSERDIEHLREIRRLTQELGVNLAGVEEVMRLQHELDDMQGEFEAEIERIEGELREQVQQKALPAPGEKLDPRDRPVYVISIAAELVDMHPQTLRLYERKQLIRPGRSSGKTRLYSERDIDHLREIRRLTQELGVNLAGVEEIMRLRHALDGARTHLEGNVRKLQDDITERMTLWRELPAPEETDIQDDSADQDEGQPVPALQSDG; encoded by the coding sequence ATGGCAAATCAGTCTAAGCATCGTCCGGTCTACGTGATTTCTGTCGCGGCAGAGCTGGTGGATATGCATCCGCAGACCCTCCGTCTGTACGAGCGCAAAGGCCTGATTCGTCCGGGCCGCAGCACCGGCAAAACCCGCCTGTACAGCGAACGGGACATCGAGCATCTGCGCGAAATCCGCCGCCTGACCCAGGAACTCGGCGTCAATCTGGCAGGCGTGGAAGAAGTGATGCGCCTTCAACACGAACTCGACGATATGCAGGGCGAGTTCGAGGCCGAGATTGAGCGCATCGAGGGCGAGTTGCGCGAGCAGGTGCAGCAAAAAGCTCTGCCGGCGCCCGGGGAAAAACTTGACCCACGTGACCGCCCGGTATACGTCATCAGTATCGCCGCCGAATTGGTGGACATGCACCCGCAAACCCTGCGCCTGTACGAACGCAAGCAACTGATCCGGCCCGGACGCAGCAGCGGCAAAACCCGCCTGTATAGCGAGCGCGACATAGATCATCTGCGCGAAATCCGCCGCCTGACCCAGGAACTTGGCGTGAATCTGGCGGGCGTAGAAGAAATTATGCGGCTGCGGCACGCGCTGGACGGCGCACGCACGCACCTGGAGGGCAACGTGCGGAAATTGCAGGACGACATTACCGAGCGCATGACCCTGTGGCGCGAATTGCCTGCGCCGGAAGAAACCGATATACAGGACGATTCGGCAGACCAAGACGAGGGTCAGCCCGTGCCTGCTTTGCAGAGCGACGGTTGA
- a CDS encoding DUF4442 domain-containing protein, producing MTQPDTAASPARPALPGFAVKAVKAALHAIPMNATVGVQITDVGVGWAEGVCADTAPFRNHLGTIHAGAQFLLAEAVSGAAFAGAFAAQLAQAIPLIEKLETHYVARAQGDITAQGQIDPATLPAAAAEFAEQGKARLTVNVTVKDAGGKDVMRAVAHWYIRASGGNSGS from the coding sequence ATGACCCAGCCTGATACTGCCGCCTCCCCTGCCCGCCCCGCCCTGCCCGGATTTGCCGTAAAAGCGGTGAAGGCCGCGCTGCACGCCATTCCCATGAATGCGACGGTGGGTGTACAGATCACCGATGTGGGCGTGGGCTGGGCCGAGGGTGTCTGTGCCGACACTGCGCCGTTTCGCAACCACCTGGGCACCATTCATGCCGGGGCACAGTTTTTGCTGGCCGAAGCCGTGAGTGGGGCCGCCTTTGCCGGAGCGTTTGCCGCGCAATTGGCGCAGGCCATCCCGCTGATAGAGAAGCTGGAAACGCATTATGTGGCCCGCGCTCAGGGCGACATTACCGCGCAGGGCCAGATCGACCCGGCCACCTTGCCCGCCGCCGCCGCCGAGTTTGCCGAGCAGGGCAAAGCCAGATTGACCGTAAACGTAACCGTCAAGGATGCGGGCGGCAAAGACGTGATGCGGGCAGTAGCACACTGGTATATCCGTGCATCGGGCGGCAATTCGGGCAGCTGA
- a CDS encoding dipeptidase, whose amino-acid sequence MTSSEHLTGSSDLSAHLDRAGAEAELFDLLRIPSVSADPSHVPDMARAADFLRAKLETLGFAVRVDATSHAGKSGQTVAGHPVVFAEKQVDASLPTVLIYGHYDVQPEAPLEEWVSPPFEPTVRDGRVYARGSTDDKGQAYAHVRGVELLLSQGELPVNVKFLLEGEEEVGSPSLAAYLRQNVEALKADVIVISDGSRFAPDVPTVTYGLRGLSYVEIHVQGANRDLHSGSYGGAAPNPINALAEIIAKLKDDQGRVTIPGFYDGVEEITPAEREMWAKLPQDDAAFAASIDVPALPGEAGYSVLERLWARPTLDVNGIWGGYQGEGSKTVIAAKAGAKVSMRLVPGQDPERITQLITDYVPTIAPEGVKVEVKSLHGGQPIKVDADSPFVQAAGRALKRVYNRDAAFARTGGSIPIVADFRSILGAPVLLVDFGLNEDAPHSPNESFALEDYHNGILTGAYLLQELGRVGEPEQ is encoded by the coding sequence ATGACCAGTTCTGAGCATCTGACGGGTTCTTCCGATCTTTCGGCCCACCTTGACCGCGCCGGGGCCGAAGCCGAATTGTTTGACCTGCTCCGCATTCCCAGTGTCAGCGCCGACCCCAGCCACGTGCCCGACATGGCCCGCGCCGCCGACTTTTTGCGGGCCAAGTTGGAAACGTTGGGCTTTGCCGTGCGCGTAGATGCTACGTCTCATGCGGGCAAAAGCGGGCAAACGGTGGCCGGACATCCGGTGGTGTTTGCCGAAAAACAGGTGGATGCCAGCCTGCCTACCGTGCTGATCTACGGCCATTACGACGTGCAGCCCGAAGCCCCGCTGGAAGAATGGGTCTCGCCACCCTTCGAACCCACCGTCAGGGATGGCCGGGTCTATGCGCGCGGCAGCACCGACGATAAAGGACAGGCCTACGCCCATGTGCGCGGCGTGGAACTGCTGCTCTCTCAGGGCGAACTGCCCGTGAACGTCAAGTTTTTACTGGAAGGTGAGGAAGAGGTGGGCAGCCCCAGCCTCGCGGCCTACCTGCGCCAAAACGTAGAGGCGCTGAAGGCCGACGTGATCGTGATTTCAGACGGCAGCCGCTTTGCCCCCGACGTGCCCACGGTAACCTACGGCCTGCGCGGTCTGAGTTATGTGGAAATTCATGTGCAGGGCGCAAACCGTGACCTGCACAGCGGCAGCTACGGCGGGGCCGCACCCAACCCGATCAATGCACTGGCCGAAATCATCGCCAAACTGAAGGATGATCAGGGCCGCGTGACCATTCCCGGCTTCTATGACGGCGTGGAGGAAATTACGCCCGCCGAGCGCGAAATGTGGGCCAAACTGCCGCAGGACGACGCCGCGTTTGCCGCTTCCATAGATGTGCCTGCCCTGCCCGGAGAGGCCGGATACAGCGTGCTGGAACGCCTCTGGGCACGCCCCACGCTGGACGTGAACGGCATCTGGGGCGGCTATCAGGGCGAGGGCAGCAAAACCGTGATTGCCGCCAAAGCCGGAGCCAAAGTCAGTATGCGGCTGGTGCCCGGCCAAGACCCGGAACGCATCACGCAGCTCATCACCGACTACGTGCCGACCATCGCCCCCGAAGGCGTGAAGGTAGAAGTGAAGTCGCTGCACGGCGGCCAACCGATTAAAGTGGACGCCGATTCTCCGTTTGTGCAGGCGGCCGGCCGCGCCCTGAAGCGGGTCTACAACCGCGACGCCGCCTTTGCCCGTACCGGGGGCAGCATTCCCATCGTGGCCGACTTCCGCTCCATTCTGGGCGCACCCGTGCTGCTTGTAGACTTCGGTCTGAACGAAGACGCCCCCCACTCGCCCAACGAAAGCTTTGCGCTGGAGGACTACCACAACGGGATTCTGACGGGCGCTTATCTGCTTCAGGAGTTGGGGCGGGTTGGCGAGCCGGAGCAGTGA
- a CDS encoding DUF402 domain-containing protein: MKRKIFDLRPWARVTAHTQTQTTIPGYVILDFTAHTVIRPLDVPRPAGEGTVRILDNGFRWVRAHPTGMGEGVMGSALTVQLNERGRPVQFYADIHTGEGVGEDGLPWHDDLYLDVIAEPEAGGWGVNATNIIDAEDLEEAVKAGLVTPELDEATWAQARAVAAELHAGTYAPLAVLRRYLEDPYT, encoded by the coding sequence ATGAAACGCAAGATTTTTGACCTCCGCCCCTGGGCACGCGTGACCGCCCACACGCAGACCCAGACCACCATTCCGGGCTACGTAATTCTGGATTTCACGGCCCACACGGTCATCAGGCCGCTGGATGTGCCGCGCCCCGCCGGAGAGGGCACGGTGCGGATTCTGGACAACGGCTTCCGCTGGGTACGTGCCCACCCCACCGGAATGGGAGAAGGCGTGATGGGCAGCGCCCTGACTGTGCAGCTGAACGAACGGGGACGGCCCGTGCAGTTTTACGCCGACATCCACACGGGCGAGGGCGTGGGCGAAGACGGCCTGCCCTGGCACGACGACCTCTATCTGGACGTGATCGCCGAGCCGGAAGCGGGCGGCTGGGGCGTCAATGCAACCAACATCATTGACGCCGAAGACCTGGAGGAGGCAGTGAAGGCCGGGCTGGTGACCCCGGAGCTGGACGAGGCGACGTGGGCACAGGCACGGGCCGTAGCCGCCGAACTGCACGCAGGAACGTATGCGCCGCTGGCGGTGCTGCGGCGGTATCTGGAAGACCCGTATACCTGA
- a CDS encoding NUDIX domain-containing protein — translation MLSDNAAQRVGAGVAVTDGNTILLVRRTDNGLWDIPGGAVEPGEAVEDAARRELREETALAAETLTLLGVFSGPEFQHTYPDGNVVDWVTVLFSADCNGQFPRAGDDATAVAWSPLDSLPTDLSPAAQRYCAVIQTHIGQSQTGTAHA, via the coding sequence ATGTTGAGTGACAACGCAGCTCAGCGTGTGGGCGCGGGCGTAGCTGTGACAGACGGCAACACCATCTTGCTTGTTCGCCGTACCGACAACGGCCTGTGGGACATTCCCGGCGGCGCAGTAGAGCCGGGCGAAGCAGTAGAAGACGCGGCCCGGCGCGAGCTACGCGAAGAAACTGCTTTAGCAGCCGAAACCCTTACACTGCTGGGCGTGTTCAGTGGGCCAGAGTTTCAGCATACCTACCCGGATGGCAACGTCGTGGACTGGGTGACGGTGTTGTTTTCTGCCGATTGCAACGGTCAATTCCCGCGTGCAGGCGATGACGCTACAGCGGTGGCATGGTCTCCACTGGACTCTCTGCCCACCGATCTTTCCCCCGCTGCCCAACGTTACTGCGCTGTCATCCAAACCCACATCGGGCAATCCCAAACCGGAACCGCCCATGCCTGA
- a CDS encoding YcjF family protein codes for MLPPLVRQVLDNFNFDVDSERTPEENTDEVIKSASLLAGAIAVEPIPFADMLLITPLQAKMVLHIGKIYGFDVTAERAREIAQELGVTLAYGMAARQVMRGLAKLALPVIGGIITAPAVYGWTFALGRVAQNYFERKRQGLPFARPDQVKVVQEAKQQTRRALPSAQDFTDLASELRRRAEEKSKGNGPSSMN; via the coding sequence ATGCTTCCTCCGCTCGTCAGGCAGGTACTCGATAACTTCAACTTCGACGTGGATTCCGAGCGCACTCCGGAAGAAAACACCGACGAAGTGATCAAGAGTGCTTCCTTGTTGGCTGGCGCGATTGCCGTAGAGCCGATTCCCTTTGCCGACATGCTACTGATTACGCCCTTGCAGGCCAAAATGGTGCTGCACATCGGCAAGATTTACGGCTTCGACGTGACTGCTGAACGCGCCCGTGAAATCGCGCAGGAACTCGGCGTCACGTTGGCCTACGGCATGGCGGCCCGTCAGGTCATGCGTGGGCTGGCGAAACTGGCCTTGCCTGTCATCGGCGGCATTATTACCGCCCCCGCGGTGTATGGTTGGACGTTTGCACTGGGGCGGGTGGCCCAAAACTACTTCGAGCGCAAGCGTCAGGGCCTGCCTTTTGCCCGACCCGATCAGGTGAAAGTGGTGCAGGAAGCCAAGCAGCAAACCCGCCGCGCCCTGCCCAGCGCACAGGATTTTACCGATCTGGCTTCCGAACTGCGCCGCCGTGCCGAAGAAAAAAGCAAAGGCAACGGCCCCAGCAGTATGAACTGA
- a CDS encoding metallophosphoesterase, with product MVLSQRWNERDWDGSWLVIPDLHGHAARLNVALKLAQHFQASKLVFLGDLIDDSPRRRVARRMPPSPGTGDNSRLVPETVRVLVELGRAELILGNHEAMAAASVLDDHRPLMNLWWKVGGREAAASYGWDGRGDSPALMADLRWVRENACLWLEIGPPGATILLSHATRPTPERYVSGLNRAGDLLPSDSDDDVVWFPLGLEAANGARLLSLPTLPPRFVASLHGHMETPGLWTLLDTENNPAYQLDMNPARQKLALMLVSAEGQMKPHLTPVK from the coding sequence ATGGTTCTGTCTCAGCGTTGGAACGAAAGAGATTGGGATGGGTCATGGCTGGTCATTCCTGATCTCCACGGCCACGCCGCCCGCTTGAACGTGGCCCTCAAGTTGGCACAGCACTTCCAGGCGTCCAAATTGGTTTTCTTGGGCGATCTGATCGACGATTCCCCACGCCGCCGAGTGGCCCGCCGTATGCCGCCCAGTCCCGGCACTGGCGACAATTCGCGCTTGGTGCCGGAAACGGTGCGCGTACTGGTGGAATTGGGCCGCGCCGAACTGATATTGGGCAACCATGAGGCGATGGCCGCCGCAAGTGTTCTGGACGATCACCGCCCGCTGATGAACCTGTGGTGGAAGGTGGGAGGCCGGGAAGCCGCCGCGTCGTATGGCTGGGATGGCCGGGGCGATTCACCTGCGCTGATGGCTGATTTGCGTTGGGTGCGCGAGAATGCCTGCCTGTGGCTGGAAATCGGGCCGCCGGGTGCAACAATCCTCCTTTCTCACGCCACGCGGCCCACGCCCGAGCGGTATGTCAGTGGCCTGAACCGGGCAGGCGACCTGCTGCCCAGCGACAGCGATGACGACGTGGTTTGGTTTCCACTTGGCCTAGAGGCCGCCAATGGTGCACGCCTGCTCTCCCTGCCAACTCTGCCGCCCAGATTCGTCGCTAGCTTGCACGGACACATGGAAACACCGGGCCTCTGGACACTGTTGGACACAGAGAACAACCCGGCGTATCAGTTAGATATGAATCCAGCACGACAGAAATTGGCGCTGATGCTGGTCAGTGCAGAGGGTCAGATGAAACCGCATCTGACCCCTGTAAAATAA
- the cysS gene encoding cysteine--tRNA ligase — protein sequence MTQPDASSPARTPDSDIFLYDTMQRQKVRFVPTTPGRVGMYLCGPTVYSDAHLGHAKKEVAFDVIRRALMHFGYAVRYVTNITDVGHLQNDSDDGEDKLLARARLEQLEPMEVADKYFWSFVSDMDALNILKPSINPRATGHITEQISLIEELTSRGHAYASNGSVYFDVRSWPDYGKLSGRKLDDQAEGTREDIRTEKRDPRDFALWKKAEAGHIMRWDSPWGVGFPGWHIECSAMSLKYLGEGFDIHGGGLDLQFPHHEAEIAQSEAAGHAFARYWMHNNMLTINGEKMSKSKGNFTTLKDLLMQHDPMVIRYLLVSSHYRSITEFSDAAFEGARSGYRRLSEALHEIERHLPTAQAGNDTALNARIAAHRKAFEDALRDDFNTPKAIAALFGLTTDMNAAINAGPVGAATLEAAQEVYRTLGGGVLGLFSGSSNGQAAQADEAPVVDALMELVLQARQNYRLNKQYAQADELRQTLTRVGVTVEDTKDGPRWRK from the coding sequence ATGACCCAACCTGACGCCAGTTCACCTGCCCGCACACCCGACTCCGATATTTTCCTGTACGACACCATGCAGCGCCAGAAAGTGCGGTTTGTGCCAACCACACCGGGGCGCGTGGGCATGTATCTCTGCGGGCCGACGGTGTACAGCGACGCGCATTTGGGCCATGCCAAAAAAGAAGTTGCCTTTGACGTGATTCGCCGCGCCCTGATGCACTTTGGGTACGCTGTGCGCTACGTGACCAATATTACCGACGTGGGCCACCTGCAAAACGATTCCGACGACGGCGAGGACAAATTGCTGGCCCGCGCCCGCCTGGAGCAATTGGAGCCGATGGAAGTGGCCGACAAGTATTTCTGGTCTTTTGTCAGCGATATGGACGCCCTGAACATCCTTAAGCCCAGCATCAATCCCCGCGCCACCGGGCACATTACCGAGCAGATTTCCTTGATAGAGGAACTGACCTCGCGCGGCCACGCCTACGCCTCCAACGGCAGTGTTTATTTTGATGTGCGGAGTTGGCCCGACTACGGCAAACTGTCGGGCCGCAAGCTGGACGATCAGGCCGAGGGCACGCGGGAAGACATTCGCACCGAGAAGCGTGATCCGCGTGACTTTGCCCTCTGGAAGAAGGCTGAGGCGGGCCACATCATGCGCTGGGACTCTCCGTGGGGCGTGGGCTTTCCAGGCTGGCACATCGAATGCAGCGCCATGAGCCTGAAGTATCTGGGCGAGGGCTTCGATATTCACGGCGGCGGCCTGGACCTGCAATTCCCGCACCACGAGGCCGAAATCGCGCAGTCGGAAGCGGCGGGGCACGCCTTTGCCCGCTACTGGATGCACAACAACATGCTGACCATCAACGGCGAGAAGATGAGCAAGAGCAAGGGCAACTTCACGACCCTCAAAGACCTGTTGATGCAGCACGACCCGATGGTGATCCGCTACCTGCTGGTGTCCAGCCACTACCGCTCCATCACCGAATTCAGCGACGCGGCTTTTGAGGGCGCACGCAGCGGATACCGCCGACTGAGTGAGGCTCTGCACGAGATTGAGCGCCACTTGCCTACCGCTCAAGCAGGCAATGACACTGCCCTAAACGCCAGGATTGCGGCCCACCGCAAAGCCTTCGAGGATGCCCTGCGCGACGATTTTAATACGCCCAAAGCTATCGCCGCGCTGTTTGGCCTGACCACCGATATGAACGCCGCCATCAACGCTGGCCCGGTGGGGGCGGCCACGCTGGAAGCCGCCCAAGAGGTGTACCGCACGTTGGGCGGGGGCGTGCTGGGGCTATTTTCTGGTTCATCTAACGGGCAAGCAGCGCAAGCCGACGAAGCCCCGGTGGTAGACGCCCTGATGGAACTGGTGTTGCAGGCCCGCCAGAACTACCGCCTGAATAAGCAGTACGCTCAGGCCGACGAACTCCGGCAAACGCTGACCCGCGTGGGCGTGACGGTAGAGGACACCAAAGACGGCCCCCGCTGGCGCAAATAA
- a CDS encoding YifB family Mg chelatase-like AAA ATPase → MLARARSVALIGVDAVPVEVEVDVSPGLPAFSVVGLPDQSVSEARERVRAAIRNAGLPFPAARITVNLAPADLRKEGPLYDLPIALGLLAAQELLPASALEGTLVAGELALDGTLRPIAGAVNLALLASSLGLPALLPAGNAREAALIDGVTVFGAANLLEAVRHLSGQALLSATDPPLPDAPSDLHPDLADLKGQSSARRALEIALAGGHNLLMIGSPGSGKTMLARRAPGLLPPLTRAEALEVTRIHSAAGLLTVRGTLTLAAPYRTPHHTVSDAGLIGGGSVPRPGEVSLAHRGVLFLDEFPEFSRKALETLRQPLEDGTVTISRARASVDYPARFQLIAAMNPCPCGHFGDPEKACTCTPLQRTRYAAKISGPLLDRIDLVVRVPRLTVDELTRAPEPESSAPVRARITAARDLMLDRQGGRNTDLAGQQLRKHAPLNPGPDAFLRAAARQLGLTGRGFDRILRVARTVADLAGGGDIRESHLAEAVTYRPRELT, encoded by the coding sequence ATGCTGGCGCGGGCGCGGAGTGTGGCCCTGATCGGCGTGGATGCCGTACCAGTTGAAGTAGAAGTAGATGTCAGCCCCGGTTTGCCAGCGTTTAGTGTGGTGGGCCTGCCCGATCAATCGGTGAGTGAGGCGCGGGAACGGGTGCGGGCGGCAATTCGGAACGCGGGATTGCCCTTTCCGGCGGCCAGAATTACGGTCAATCTGGCCCCCGCCGACCTGCGAAAAGAAGGCCCGCTGTACGACTTGCCGATTGCGCTGGGGCTGCTGGCGGCGCAGGAACTCTTGCCTGCGTCGGCGCTGGAAGGCACGTTGGTGGCGGGCGAACTGGCGCTGGACGGCACGCTGCGGCCCATCGCGGGGGCGGTAAATCTGGCGCTGCTGGCCTCCAGCCTTGGCCTGCCTGCGCTGCTGCCCGCCGGAAACGCCCGCGAAGCCGCGCTGATAGACGGTGTAACGGTATTTGGGGCCGCCAATTTATTGGAAGCCGTGCGACACCTGAGCGGCCAAGCCCTGCTGAGCGCCACCGACCCGCCCCTGCCCGACGCCCCCAGCGACCTGCACCCCGATCTGGCCGACCTGAAGGGCCAGAGTTCGGCCCGCCGCGCCCTGGAGATTGCGCTGGCGGGCGGCCACAACCTCCTGATGATCGGCTCTCCGGGCAGCGGCAAAACCATGCTGGCCCGCCGCGCTCCGGGCTTGCTGCCGCCCCTCACGCGGGCCGAGGCGCTGGAAGTCACGCGCATTCATTCGGCTGCGGGACTCTTGACGGTACGGGGCACGCTGACTTTGGCGGCTCCGTACCGCACGCCCCACCACACCGTGTCGGATGCCGGACTGATCGGCGGGGGCAGCGTGCCGCGTCCGGGGGAAGTGTCGCTGGCGCACCGGGGCGTTTTATTTCTCGACGAGTTCCCCGAATTTAGTCGCAAGGCGCTAGAAACTTTGAGGCAACCACTGGAAGACGGTACGGTGACCATCAGCCGGGCGCGGGCCAGCGTGGACTATCCGGCCCGCTTTCAACTGATCGCCGCCATGAATCCCTGCCCCTGTGGGCACTTTGGCGACCCTGAAAAGGCCTGCACCTGCACGCCGCTCCAGCGCACCCGCTACGCCGCGAAAATTAGTGGGCCACTGCTCGACCGCATAGATTTGGTCGTCAGAGTCCCCAGGCTGACTGTGGATGAACTGACGCGTGCGCCAGAGCCGGAAAGCAGCGCCCCAGTTCGCGCCCGAATTACCGCCGCCCGCGACCTGATGCTGGATCGGCAGGGCGGGCGAAATACCGACCTAGCGGGCCAGCAACTTCGCAAGCACGCGCCCCTGAATCCCGGCCCAGACGCCTTTTTAAGGGCAGCGGCGCGCCAACTCGGCCTGACTGGGCGCGGCTTTGACCGAATTTTGCGTGTGGCCCGCACCGTAGCGGACTTGGCAGGCGGTGGCGACATCCGCGAATCGCACTTGGCCGAGGCCGTGACCTACCGCCCGCGTGAGTTGACCTAG